From Candidatus Angelobacter sp., the proteins below share one genomic window:
- a CDS encoding VWA domain-containing protein, with amino-acid sequence MTFAHPLFLLLLLLLPLAGWLKGKVGFQPAFLYSSVQLVRGITGITRSHAGAILLKLRWLALALFIVALARPQLGEGETQIIASGIDIVVAIDLSGSMSSEDFELQGRRVNRLAIAKDVLQKFVGKRPNDRIGLVAFARDAYIAAPMTLDHDFLLQNLERLEIATRDKDGTAIGSALATALNRLREVKSKSKIVILMTDGQNNAGKVPPLTAAEAAETLKVKVYSIGVGTRGTAPIPVGQNPFNGQVVYRDEPVDIDEDTLKEIAKRTGGRYYRADKTQALRSIYDEIDRLEKTEVQVKKYQRYREVFPLAALPGLVLLLLEIILNHTVWRKLP; translated from the coding sequence ATGACCTTCGCGCACCCGTTATTCCTGCTGTTGCTCCTGTTGCTGCCGCTGGCGGGATGGCTGAAGGGCAAGGTGGGGTTTCAACCCGCCTTCCTTTATTCGTCGGTCCAGCTCGTCCGCGGCATCACGGGCATCACGCGCTCGCACGCCGGCGCGATTCTTTTGAAGCTGCGCTGGCTCGCGCTGGCCTTGTTCATCGTCGCCCTGGCCCGACCGCAACTCGGCGAGGGAGAAACACAAATCATCGCGAGCGGCATTGACATCGTCGTGGCCATTGACCTGTCCGGCAGCATGAGTTCGGAGGATTTTGAATTGCAGGGCCGGCGGGTCAACCGCCTTGCGATCGCAAAAGACGTATTGCAGAAGTTCGTCGGCAAGCGCCCCAACGACCGCATCGGCCTGGTCGCGTTCGCGCGCGACGCCTACATTGCCGCGCCGATGACGCTCGACCACGATTTTCTGCTCCAGAACCTCGAGCGTCTGGAAATCGCCACGCGCGACAAGGACGGCACGGCCATCGGCTCGGCCCTGGCCACGGCGTTGAATCGCTTGCGCGAGGTGAAGTCGAAAAGCAAGATCGTCATCCTGATGACCGACGGACAAAACAACGCGGGCAAGGTGCCGCCGCTGACCGCCGCCGAAGCGGCGGAGACGTTGAAGGTCAAGGTGTACTCCATCGGCGTGGGCACGCGCGGCACCGCCCCGATACCCGTCGGGCAGAATCCGTTCAACGGCCAGGTCGTTTACCGGGACGAGCCGGTGGACATCGACGAAGACACGTTGAAGGAAATCGCCAAGCGGACGGGCGGAAGGTATTATCGCGCGGACAAGACGCAGGCCTTGCGTTCGATTTACGACGAGATCGACCGGCTGGAAAAGACCGAGGTACAAGTGAAGAAATATCAGCGATACCGCGAAGTGTTCCCCCTGGCGGCGCTGCCGGGACTTGTGTTGTTGCTGCTGGAAATTATTTTAAACCACACGGTTTGGCGCAAACTGCCTTGA
- a CDS encoding DUF58 domain-containing protein: MIPREILKKIRQIEIRTNRLVSETLAGQYHSVFKGQGMNFDEVREYQPGDDVRSIDWNVTARMNHPFIKKFVEERELTVMLVVDLSGSGLFGSVGQSKRELAAEMASVLAFSAIRNNDKVGLILFSEGVEKFIPPRKGRKHVLRVIREILFYEPRKRGTDLNSTLEFMLNVLPHRAIVVILSDFLGQTAPTRPQIDAHLRRKAVLSETLGQTSFTVLRQANRRHDVVAVQITDRFELELPALGRLVLKDAETGEVVEVNTGDERKRDAFAQRQARAQAELLKLFRGARIDSIQLRTDQPYAAALGRFFETREKRRRHR; the protein is encoded by the coding sequence ATGATTCCTCGCGAGATCCTCAAAAAAATCCGGCAGATCGAAATCCGGACAAACCGGCTCGTGAGCGAAACGCTGGCCGGCCAGTATCACTCCGTCTTCAAAGGACAGGGGATGAACTTCGACGAGGTGCGCGAATACCAGCCCGGAGACGACGTGCGCTCGATTGATTGGAACGTCACCGCGCGCATGAACCATCCGTTCATCAAAAAGTTCGTCGAGGAGCGCGAACTCACGGTGATGCTGGTCGTGGATTTGAGCGGTTCCGGATTGTTCGGCTCCGTCGGGCAATCCAAGCGTGAACTGGCCGCCGAGATGGCGTCCGTGCTCGCCTTCTCCGCGATCCGCAACAACGACAAGGTCGGTTTGATTCTCTTCAGCGAAGGCGTCGAGAAATTCATCCCGCCGCGCAAAGGCCGGAAGCACGTCCTGCGCGTCATCCGCGAAATTCTTTTTTACGAGCCACGAAAGCGCGGCACCGATTTGAACAGCACGCTGGAGTTCATGCTGAACGTGCTGCCCCATCGCGCCATCGTCGTGATTCTCTCGGATTTTCTCGGTCAGACCGCGCCGACGCGGCCGCAAATCGACGCGCACCTCCGCCGCAAAGCGGTGCTGTCAGAAACGCTCGGCCAGACCTCGTTCACGGTGTTGCGCCAGGCGAACCGAAGGCACGATGTCGTCGCGGTGCAAATCACCGATCGTTTCGAATTGGAACTGCCCGCGCTCGGCCGGCTCGTGTTGAAGGACGCCGAGACCGGTGAAGTGGTCGAAGTCAACACAGGCGACGAGCGCAAGCGGGACGCCTTCGCGCAGCGGCAGGCCCGGGCGCAGGCGGAGTTGCTGAAGCTGTTTCGCGGAGCGCGCATTGATTCGATCCAGTTGCGCACCGACCAGCCGTACGCCGCCGCGCTGGGAAGGTTTTTTGAAACGCGTGAAAAACGGCGGCGTCATAGATGA
- a CDS encoding DUF6304 family protein, with amino-acid sequence MRKSLPTRYQDANGSVSTTLQTDGKSLRIKIRDVIFEGEDLDSLSPVADTEPQSLQRFRIHKECLCDCQFDVEIPIQVTTPNGVEDGLVKAWVDFGKPNSKGGLEDEVVKLQLKFRDQEFQSTGKSGWFEDELLELEKQLPVGCHLRLCITCAFSDYSPYGHGMFGCLACFRGNKAEYSQVKSKGDMFRVWATLTEYVQETHLCEEYELRKPGTGYRG; translated from the coding sequence GTGAGGAAATCATTGCCAACAAGGTATCAGGACGCGAATGGAAGCGTATCAACAACGCTTCAAACTGATGGAAAATCTCTGCGAATCAAAATCCGGGATGTCATATTCGAAGGAGAAGATTTGGACTCTCTCTCGCCCGTTGCTGATACGGAACCGCAATCGTTGCAAAGATTTCGGATCCATAAAGAATGCCTGTGCGACTGTCAATTTGACGTGGAGATTCCCATTCAGGTCACCACTCCGAACGGCGTTGAAGATGGCTTGGTAAAAGCCTGGGTTGATTTTGGAAAACCAAACTCCAAGGGAGGGTTAGAGGACGAAGTCGTCAAACTTCAACTCAAATTCCGCGACCAAGAATTCCAATCAACGGGCAAAAGCGGTTGGTTCGAAGATGAACTCTTGGAACTAGAAAAGCAATTGCCCGTAGGATGCCACTTGAGGCTTTGCATCACATGTGCGTTCTCCGACTACAGCCCGTACGGACATGGAATGTTTGGTTGCCTGGCTTGTTTCCGTGGCAACAAGGCTGAGTATTCACAAGTGAAGAGCAAGGGCGATATGTTTCGCGTTTGGGCAACATTGACTGAATACGTCCAAGAGACACACCTTTGCGAAGAATACGAATTGCGAAAGCCCGGAACGGGTTATCGAGGTTAG
- a CDS encoding MoxR family ATPase: MNTGISAINAEVQQASAFVQPLLNEINKVVIGQKYLVERLIIGLLANGHVLLEGVPGLAKTLSVKTLAAAIDVRFSRLQFTPDMLPADVVGTQIYNPQSGAFTTRRGPVFANLILADEINRAPAKVQSALLEAMQEKQVTIGDQTFKLEEPFLVLATQNPIEQEGTYPLPEAQVDRFMLKLRIGYPSREEERQILDLMARTSGLPGASAVVDAKTILSAREVINDIYIDDKVKDYIVDLVCATRDPAHYNIDAKDLIQLGASPRATIALTLAGKAHAFLRGRGYVTPQDVKSIGMDVLRHRVAITYEAEAEEKTSETVIQKIFDELPVP, from the coding sequence TCGTCATCGGACAGAAATATCTCGTCGAACGGCTCATTATTGGACTGCTCGCCAATGGACACGTCCTGCTCGAAGGTGTCCCGGGCCTGGCCAAGACCCTGTCGGTCAAAACGCTCGCCGCCGCCATCGACGTCCGCTTCTCACGCCTGCAGTTCACGCCTGACATGCTCCCCGCCGACGTCGTCGGCACTCAGATTTACAATCCGCAATCCGGCGCGTTCACCACCCGCCGCGGGCCGGTCTTCGCCAATCTGATCCTCGCCGACGAAATCAATCGCGCGCCCGCCAAGGTCCAGAGCGCTCTGCTCGAAGCGATGCAGGAAAAGCAGGTCACCATCGGCGACCAGACCTTCAAACTTGAAGAGCCATTCCTCGTGCTTGCGACGCAAAATCCGATCGAACAGGAAGGGACGTATCCGTTGCCCGAGGCGCAGGTGGACCGGTTCATGTTGAAGCTGCGCATTGGCTACCCGTCACGCGAAGAAGAACGCCAGATCCTCGATCTCATGGCCCGCACGAGCGGATTACCCGGCGCCAGCGCGGTCGTGGACGCGAAAACCATCCTGTCCGCGCGCGAAGTCATCAACGACATCTACATTGACGACAAAGTAAAGGATTACATCGTGGACCTGGTCTGCGCCACGCGTGACCCGGCGCATTACAACATCGACGCGAAGGATTTGATTCAACTGGGCGCGTCACCCCGCGCAACGATTGCGCTCACGCTCGCCGGCAAAGCCCACGCCTTCCTGCGCGGACGCGGCTACGTCACCCCGCAGGACGTGAAAAGCATCGGCATGGACGTGCTCCGCCACCGCGTAGCGATCACCTACGAAGCCGAGGCCGAGGAAAAAACCAGCGAAACGGTGATTCAGAAAATCTTTGATGAACTGCCTGTGCCCTAA